Proteins encoded by one window of Hafnia alvei:
- a CDS encoding cytochrome c — protein MKPLLILTLLATSAGASAMSAGEYVAKAGDCSACHTSPEGQALAGGMRFATPLGDIYATNITPDKKYGIGSYSFDDFDKAMRKGVAKDGHHLYPAMPYTSYAKMTPEDMRALYDYLMTEVKPQAVENKKSDIPWPLSMRWPLGIWNSLFLQEGIYQPQTEKGDEWNRGAYLVQGAGHCGACHTPRGWAMQEQGMDQAELRFLNGAELDGWYAPSLRGLNVSKDDLVALLKTGRSRHAALSGPMGEVVTHSSQYLTDSDLNGIATYLLSLEALPSDAKPIKPAAGAMLSGAQTYARYCSTCHTPKGEGVDFTIPRLAGNLTVNADNPQTLIRVVLDGAQTPVTQQHMSYGMPGYGWALNDQEAADLMSYLRGSWGNKAAPVTAEQVGKVRAEIKK, from the coding sequence ATGAAACCGTTACTGATTTTAACGTTGTTAGCCACCAGCGCGGGCGCAAGTGCAATGTCGGCCGGTGAATACGTGGCCAAAGCGGGCGACTGCTCGGCCTGCCATACCTCTCCCGAAGGACAAGCGCTGGCGGGGGGGATGCGCTTCGCAACGCCGTTGGGCGATATTTATGCCACCAATATTACGCCAGACAAAAAATACGGCATTGGTAGCTACAGCTTTGATGATTTTGACAAAGCGATGCGTAAGGGCGTGGCAAAAGATGGTCATCATCTTTACCCCGCCATGCCGTACACCTCTTATGCCAAAATGACGCCTGAAGATATGCGGGCGCTGTATGACTACCTGATGACCGAAGTGAAGCCGCAGGCGGTTGAAAATAAAAAGAGCGATATTCCATGGCCGCTCTCTATGCGTTGGCCTTTAGGCATCTGGAATTCATTGTTCTTACAAGAGGGTATCTACCAGCCACAGACGGAAAAAGGCGATGAATGGAATCGCGGTGCTTATTTGGTTCAAGGCGCTGGGCATTGTGGTGCCTGCCATACGCCGCGCGGTTGGGCGATGCAGGAACAGGGTATGGATCAGGCCGAGCTGCGTTTCTTGAACGGTGCAGAGCTGGATGGTTGGTATGCGCCTTCTTTGCGCGGTCTAAACGTCAGCAAAGATGATTTAGTGGCACTGCTCAAGACCGGCCGCAGCCGTCATGCCGCGCTCAGTGGCCCGATGGGTGAAGTGGTTACGCACAGCTCGCAATATCTGACAGACAGCGATTTAAACGGTATTGCCACTTATCTGCTCAGCTTGGAAGCGTTACCGAGTGATGCGAAACCAATTAAACCAGCGGCGGGTGCGATGCTATCTGGCGCTCAAACTTATGCCCGCTATTGTTCCACCTGCCATACCCCGAAAGGCGAGGGCGTTGATTTCACCATCCCGCGTTTGGCTGGGAATCTCACGGTGAATGCGGATAATCCGCAAACGCTTATCCGCGTGGTGTTGGACGGCGCACAAACGCCGGTCACGCAACAGCATATGTCTTATGGAATGCCGGGCTATGGTTGGGCGCTGAATGACCAAGAGGCCGCTGATTTAATGAGTTACCTGCGTGGTAGCTGGGGAAATAAAGCGGCACCTGTGACGGCTGAACAGGTAGGTAAAGTGCGGGCTGAAATTAAGAAGTAG
- a CDS encoding NAD(P)/FAD-dependent oxidoreductase: MSITRRDFLNGMAITIAAGLTPWQALRASPQALTQSLYYPPTLTGLRGNHPGSFEAAHLLGREGKHFDPKSAPIEDRFDLVVVGAGISGLAAACFWQQLHGKKQRILLLDNHDDFGGHAKRNEFNVEGKTILGYGGSESFQSPRTNFSPVAMGLLKTLNVDIEQMAKDFDQNFYPDMKLSRGVYFDRKNFGVDKIVNGDPGRAVADDIAPDRLNGRDITAFISDFPLAESDRQALIALHTEQKDYLPELNTDEKVAWLDSHSYSQFLREKVGLSEMAIRYFQQRTNDFQAVGIDATSCSDARICALPGLDGMNLPPLDAESLADLDEPYIFHFPDGNAGLARLMVRHLIPAVAPGDTMESIVLAKFDYSQLDKPDSPVRLRLNSTGVHVANVNEQGKPAVDVTYLTGDKLHRVRAGQVVMAGYNMMIPYLVPEMPETQAAALKENVKSPLVYSKVVIRNWQPFVKLGVHEIYSPAAPYSRVKLDYPVNMGGYQHPRDPNQPIGLHMVYVPTLPGSGLSPREQSRKGRALLLGTPFEVHEKMIREQLQGMFGEAGFDHQRDIQAITVNRWSHGYSYFLNGLFDDEKEAEQIIHTARQPIGRITIANSDSDWSPYANSAVDQAWRAVNELTAMNKESA; this comes from the coding sequence ATGAGCATCACAAGACGTGACTTTCTCAATGGGATGGCAATTACCATTGCAGCGGGATTAACACCGTGGCAGGCACTTCGAGCATCTCCTCAGGCTTTAACCCAAAGCCTTTACTATCCGCCGACCTTGACTGGTTTACGCGGCAACCATCCGGGATCGTTTGAAGCGGCTCATTTACTAGGGCGTGAAGGCAAACATTTCGATCCTAAAAGCGCGCCGATTGAAGATCGGTTTGATCTGGTGGTAGTCGGTGCGGGGATCAGCGGCTTAGCGGCGGCCTGTTTTTGGCAACAGCTGCATGGCAAAAAGCAGCGCATTCTGTTGCTCGATAACCATGATGATTTTGGCGGGCACGCCAAGCGCAACGAATTCAACGTTGAAGGCAAAACGATACTCGGCTACGGCGGCAGTGAATCTTTCCAATCGCCGCGCACTAACTTTAGCCCCGTCGCAATGGGGTTGCTGAAAACTCTCAACGTTGATATTGAACAGATGGCGAAAGATTTCGATCAGAATTTCTATCCTGATATGAAACTGAGCCGTGGCGTCTATTTCGATCGCAAAAACTTTGGCGTTGATAAAATTGTTAACGGCGATCCCGGACGAGCGGTTGCCGATGATATTGCCCCTGACCGCTTAAACGGCCGAGACATCACCGCGTTCATCAGTGATTTCCCGCTAGCCGAATCCGATCGTCAGGCGCTGATCGCGCTACACACGGAACAAAAAGATTATCTGCCTGAACTCAATACCGATGAAAAAGTGGCTTGGTTAGACAGCCATAGCTACAGCCAATTTTTACGAGAAAAAGTGGGCCTCAGCGAAATGGCGATCCGCTATTTCCAGCAGCGCACCAACGATTTCCAAGCGGTTGGCATTGACGCCACATCGTGCAGCGATGCCCGTATCTGCGCATTGCCTGGGCTAGATGGTATGAATTTGCCTCCGCTAGACGCCGAGTCATTGGCCGATCTCGACGAGCCCTATATTTTCCACTTCCCAGATGGCAATGCGGGTTTAGCTCGCCTGATGGTACGTCATTTAATTCCGGCCGTTGCACCCGGAGACACGATGGAAAGTATCGTGTTAGCGAAGTTTGATTACAGCCAGTTAGATAAACCAGATTCTCCCGTTCGGCTGCGTTTAAACAGCACCGGTGTCCATGTCGCGAACGTGAATGAGCAGGGCAAACCTGCCGTGGACGTGACGTATCTGACGGGGGACAAACTGCATCGTGTTCGTGCCGGGCAGGTGGTGATGGCGGGATACAACATGATGATCCCATATCTCGTACCGGAAATGCCTGAAACGCAGGCCGCTGCGCTGAAAGAAAACGTGAAATCGCCGCTGGTGTATTCGAAAGTGGTGATCCGCAACTGGCAGCCATTCGTAAAACTTGGGGTGCATGAAATCTATTCTCCCGCCGCGCCTTATAGCCGCGTGAAGCTAGATTATCCGGTCAACATGGGCGGCTACCAGCATCCACGCGATCCTAACCAACCGATCGGGCTGCATATGGTGTATGTCCCCACGCTGCCGGGCAGCGGTCTAAGCCCGCGTGAACAGTCGCGTAAAGGACGTGCGTTGCTCTTAGGCACGCCGTTTGAAGTGCATGAAAAAATGATCCGAGAGCAGCTACAGGGCATGTTCGGCGAGGCAGGCTTCGACCATCAGCGTGATATTCAAGCCATTACGGTTAACCGCTGGTCGCACGGCTACTCTTATTTCTTGAACGGGTTGTTCGATGATGAAAAAGAAGCCGAGCAAATTATTCATACCGCACGCCAGCCGATAGGGCGCATCACCATCGCCAACTCGGATTCAGATTGGAGCCCATACGCCAACTCTGCGGTTGATCAGGCGTGGAGAGCGGTGAATGAGCTAACCGCGATGAACAAGGAGAGCGCATGA
- a CDS encoding ROK family protein, protein MFDLGLNNQRVRHLNKRILLALIYRYKHASKSMLAQHTGLSIPAIGKILEELLDEGKIEHSDRMLSNRGLSGGSYQIPAGNALILCMNVTPNCIESQLVNSQILPLGEYQFTAVSAPHPQDLLTAIEQVYYQQRKLYPQRTIQLALAIHGQVDPVTGVSQNMPQAPWKEHIEMKYLLEEKLKTRVLLDNDCVMLALAEKWQNTDNQQDFCVINVDYGIGSSFVINQQIYRGSLYGSGQIGHTIVNPDGVACDCGRYGCLETVASLSALKKRARIWLKSQPHNSIQTDWDSLSSKQLIERYHQGDLQVQSWVDSAASAIGLSLYNFLNILNINRIYFYGRSCAFGDRWLSAIMRQTGFNPFDPADPNMTNATRIGFGQLTRPQQIMGIGYLYAEKALEGV, encoded by the coding sequence ATGTTTGATCTGGGATTGAATAATCAGCGGGTGCGCCATCTCAACAAGCGGATACTGCTGGCGTTGATCTATCGCTATAAGCACGCCAGCAAATCAATGCTGGCGCAGCACACTGGGCTATCGATTCCGGCGATTGGCAAAATACTGGAAGAACTGCTTGATGAAGGAAAAATAGAGCATTCAGATCGCATGCTCAGCAACCGTGGATTAAGCGGTGGGAGCTATCAAATCCCGGCCGGTAATGCTCTTATTCTATGCATGAACGTAACGCCAAACTGTATTGAGAGCCAGCTGGTTAACAGCCAAATTTTGCCCTTAGGTGAATATCAATTTACGGCCGTTTCAGCTCCTCATCCTCAAGACCTGCTGACAGCCATCGAGCAGGTCTATTATCAGCAGAGAAAGCTTTACCCACAGCGCACGATCCAGTTAGCACTGGCCATTCACGGTCAGGTCGATCCTGTCACCGGCGTTTCACAAAATATGCCGCAGGCACCGTGGAAAGAGCATATTGAGATGAAGTATCTGTTGGAGGAAAAGCTGAAAACGCGCGTTTTACTCGACAATGACTGCGTAATGCTGGCGTTGGCGGAGAAATGGCAAAATACGGACAATCAGCAGGATTTTTGCGTCATCAACGTGGATTATGGGATCGGTTCGTCATTTGTGATTAACCAGCAGATTTATCGCGGCAGCTTATACGGCAGCGGACAAATTGGGCATACCATCGTGAATCCCGACGGCGTGGCCTGCGACTGCGGCCGCTACGGCTGTTTAGAAACCGTCGCCTCACTTTCTGCGCTAAAAAAACGTGCGCGCATTTGGCTGAAATCTCAGCCACACAACAGCATTCAAACTGATTGGGACTCACTCAGCAGTAAACAGCTTATCGAGCGTTATCATCAAGGCGATCTGCAGGTGCAATCATGGGTGGATAGTGCGGCAAGCGCCATTGGCCTTAGCCTGTATAACTTCCTGAATATTTTGAATATCAATCGGATCTATTTCTACGGCCGCAGCTGTGCGTTTGGCGATCGTTGGCTCAGTGCCATTATGCGCCAAACGGGGTTTAATCCTTTTGATCCCGCAGATCCGAATATGACAAACGCCACGCGCATTGGCTTTGGCCAGCTGACTCGGCCACAGCAAATTATGGGAATTGGCTATTTGTATGCGGAGAAGGCGCTGGAGGGAGTTTGA
- a CDS encoding DUF5107 domain-containing protein encodes MYGDVKVWQERVTLPTYRTGAEDPNPMFLETRVYQGSSGAVYPYGVIDTLTGECEDREYLAVWLENDFIRVMLLPELGGRIHRAYDKVMQRDFVYYNEVIKPALVGLVGPWISGGIEFNWPQHHRPTTFMPVDVTISQQDDGSKTVWLGEVEPMRGLQVMTGFTLYPQKALIEIKGKVFNGNATPRHFLWWANPAVKGGDDHQSVFPPDVTAVYDHGKRDVSAFPIATGTYYKVDYSAGVDISRYKNIPVPTSYMADKSDYDFVGAYHHGEQGGLLHIADHHVSPGKKQWTWGNCDFGLAWDRNLTDHNGPYIELMTGVFTDNQPDFTWLAPYEEKVFVQNFLPYSQLGTLQNANTQAAIKLERTNGALQLGLYAIVPLNEVSLVVKGEGEEIFRQPISLQPAQAWLHALPDCSPQRLTLSLVDRDGREIISYLEHIPEETPLPQAATAPQKPEKITNTDELYFIGQHLEQYLHASRSAFDYYRRALDIDPLDYRCNVALATLEFNRADFEQAASYANTALQRAQRWNKNPQCGQASMLLGSAREKLGQETEAYDDYFKATWSGNCRDAAFYALARLALRKGDAEQALTFINQSLNFNAANNLAMGLKALVLQQLGERQQALEYVASQLAHYPLSYVLLYAQSVLNGDASALTQVAGARGVNACVLAGWLMGLGREKEALVLLKLLNNQESLPLLYRAALTQDASERSHCLQLARENFALKVRFPNTLDDIAVLQRLPQYGFAQYLLGCFFYSKRSYARAESCWLFALRQLPDFAALHRVLGIYAFNKQGNLDQAAEYFQRALDLEPENPRLLFEFSYLQKLTAVPTAQRLQLLDDRRDVALKRDDLTAELLSLYHIHHKVDAAAEILWRRQFHPWEGGEGKVTGQFLINHQRRALALMQERHYAEAYDVLRQSLSYPSNLGEGRLVGQSDNDIWFLMAICAEKMGEKEQSQSALQHALQGGSALSAGRYYNDQPVDYLFYQAMAAARLGEREQAQQQFQSMIDWAKQHRHDLSEPDFFAVSLPDLIVLDASAQEQHSHHCLWVEALGHLGLGDEVSFIRLTDELLKRNPAHDKAHLLRLAVQHGIFNH; translated from the coding sequence ATGTACGGCGACGTCAAAGTTTGGCAAGAAAGAGTGACCTTACCGACCTATCGCACCGGAGCGGAAGATCCCAACCCGATGTTTTTAGAAACGCGGGTTTACCAAGGATCGTCTGGCGCGGTTTATCCCTATGGCGTCATCGATACGTTAACCGGTGAATGTGAAGATCGCGAATATCTGGCCGTATGGCTAGAAAACGATTTTATTCGCGTCATGTTGCTACCCGAGCTGGGAGGCCGAATTCATCGTGCCTACGACAAAGTGATGCAGCGTGATTTTGTCTACTACAACGAAGTGATTAAGCCCGCGCTGGTGGGATTGGTTGGGCCATGGATCTCCGGCGGAATTGAATTTAACTGGCCGCAGCACCACCGCCCAACGACGTTTATGCCGGTGGATGTGACGATTAGCCAGCAGGATGACGGCAGCAAAACGGTTTGGCTGGGGGAAGTTGAGCCGATGCGCGGTTTGCAGGTCATGACCGGTTTTACGCTGTATCCACAAAAAGCGTTGATCGAAATTAAGGGCAAAGTTTTCAACGGCAACGCTACGCCGCGTCATTTCCTGTGGTGGGCCAATCCCGCGGTGAAAGGCGGCGACGATCATCAAAGCGTGTTCCCGCCCGATGTCACGGCGGTATATGATCACGGCAAGCGTGATGTTTCGGCTTTCCCTATTGCCACCGGCACCTACTACAAAGTGGATTACTCCGCTGGCGTTGATATTTCCCGCTACAAGAATATTCCCGTGCCAACGTCATATATGGCGGATAAGTCAGATTATGATTTTGTTGGCGCATACCATCATGGCGAGCAAGGCGGCCTGCTGCATATTGCCGATCACCACGTTTCTCCAGGCAAAAAACAGTGGACGTGGGGCAACTGTGATTTTGGGCTTGCGTGGGATCGCAACTTAACCGATCACAACGGCCCTTACATTGAGCTGATGACGGGCGTATTCACCGATAACCAGCCGGACTTCACCTGGCTTGCGCCTTACGAAGAGAAGGTGTTTGTGCAGAACTTTTTGCCATACAGCCAGCTCGGAACCCTACAGAATGCCAACACGCAGGCCGCGATTAAGCTAGAACGTACTAACGGAGCATTACAGCTTGGGCTATACGCCATTGTTCCGCTGAATGAGGTGTCGCTGGTGGTGAAAGGCGAAGGCGAAGAAATTTTCCGCCAGCCGATTTCTCTTCAACCGGCGCAAGCATGGCTGCACGCGTTGCCCGATTGTTCGCCACAGCGTTTAACGCTTTCGCTGGTGGATCGCGATGGCCGCGAAATTATCAGCTATCTCGAGCACATTCCTGAAGAAACCCCGCTGCCACAGGCGGCGACCGCGCCGCAAAAACCAGAGAAAATCACCAATACCGACGAGCTCTATTTTATCGGCCAGCATCTTGAGCAATATCTCCACGCCAGCCGTTCTGCCTTTGATTATTACCGCCGTGCATTGGATATCGATCCTCTCGATTATCGCTGCAACGTTGCGCTGGCAACGCTGGAATTTAACCGTGCTGATTTTGAGCAAGCGGCAAGCTATGCCAATACCGCTCTGCAACGCGCGCAGCGCTGGAATAAAAATCCGCAGTGCGGTCAAGCAAGCATGCTGCTGGGTTCTGCTCGTGAAAAACTAGGACAAGAAACCGAAGCCTATGATGACTATTTCAAAGCCACGTGGAGTGGAAATTGCCGTGATGCGGCGTTTTATGCTCTGGCACGCTTAGCGTTACGCAAAGGCGACGCGGAACAAGCCCTGACGTTTATCAATCAGAGCCTGAACTTCAACGCTGCAAACAATTTAGCCATGGGGCTGAAAGCGCTGGTTTTACAGCAGTTGGGAGAGCGCCAACAGGCGCTGGAATATGTCGCTTCCCAACTGGCTCACTATCCGCTGAGCTATGTCCTGCTGTATGCGCAGTCTGTTTTAAACGGTGACGCGAGTGCATTGACTCAGGTTGCGGGAGCGCGAGGAGTGAACGCCTGCGTATTAGCAGGATGGTTGATGGGATTAGGCCGAGAAAAAGAGGCCTTAGTGCTCCTAAAGCTTCTGAACAATCAAGAATCGCTCCCGCTGCTGTATCGTGCGGCATTAACTCAGGACGCAAGCGAGCGAAGCCACTGTTTGCAGCTAGCGCGTGAAAACTTTGCGCTTAAAGTCCGCTTCCCTAACACCTTAGATGATATTGCGGTTCTGCAACGCCTCCCTCAATACGGGTTTGCTCAATATCTACTGGGCTGTTTCTTCTACAGCAAGCGTAGCTATGCCCGCGCCGAATCTTGTTGGCTGTTTGCGTTACGGCAGCTACCAGATTTTGCTGCGCTACACCGCGTGCTGGGGATTTATGCGTTTAACAAGCAGGGCAATTTGGATCAAGCCGCAGAGTATTTCCAGCGCGCGCTGGACCTTGAGCCTGAAAATCCACGTTTGCTGTTTGAATTCAGCTATCTGCAAAAACTAACGGCGGTTCCAACCGCACAGCGCCTGCAACTGTTGGACGATCGCCGTGATGTGGCGCTTAAACGCGACGATCTCACCGCCGAGCTGCTCAGCCTCTATCACATTCATCACAAAGTAGATGCGGCCGCTGAAATTCTATGGCGTCGCCAATTCCACCCATGGGAGGGAGGTGAAGGCAAAGTCACGGGGCAATTTTTGATTAACCATCAGCGCCGTGCGCTGGCTTTGATGCAGGAGCGTCATTACGCCGAAGCCTATGACGTGCTACGTCAGTCGCTCAGCTATCCCTCCAATCTCGGTGAGGGGCGTTTGGTCGGACAAAGTGACAATGATATTTGGTTCTTAATGGCTATCTGCGCCGAGAAAATGGGCGAAAAAGAGCAGTCTCAATCTGCGTTACAACACGCACTTCAGGGCGGTTCTGCGCTGAGTGCCGGGCGCTACTACAACGATCAGCCGGTTGATTATCTGTTTTACCAAGCGATGGCAGCCGCGCGTTTAGGTGAAAGAGAGCAGGCTCAGCAGCAGTTCCAATCCATGATCGATTGGGCCAAGCAGCATAGGCATGATTTATCTGAACCTGATTTCTTTGCTGTTTCTCTGCCCGATCTGATTGTGCTGGATGCATCGGCGCAGGAGCAGCATAGCCATCACTGCTTGTGGGTTGAAGCATTGGGGCATTTAGGGCTGGGCGATGAAGTGAGCTTTATACGCCTCACCGATGAGTTGTTAAAACGTAACCCTGCTCATGATAAAGCGCATTTGTTACGTCTAGCAGTACAACACGGCATTTTTAATCACTAA